From Candoia aspera isolate rCanAsp1 chromosome 4, rCanAsp1.hap2, whole genome shotgun sequence, a single genomic window includes:
- the TWIST1 gene encoding twist-related protein 1, translated as MTPLPPNFPPAGAIRASQAATFAQLPASSEEPSGGELTAPERDSPSFAASLSAPHGLHPPTQLRSSPPTPDLRITAVLLFFSSRRPRIQPGGAGWLGFSPAPSPPPKGRSVRRGLAPEMMQQQDDSNSPVSPADDSLSNSEEEPDRQQQQQLQGAGKRGGRKRRSSRRAAAGGGGGGAGGGSGAAGGGLGSAEEPCSPAQGKRGKKSGSGGGSSSGGGSPQSYEELQTQRVMANVRERQRTQSLNEAFAALRKIIPTLPSDKLSKIQTLKLAARYIDFLYQVLQSDELDSKMASCSYVAHERLSYAFSVWRMEGAWSMSASH; from the coding sequence ATGACACCGCTGCCCCCGAACTTTCCGCCAGCAGGAGCTATAAGAGCGTCCCAGGCTGCAACTTTCGCCCAACTCCCAGCCAGCTCCGAGGAGCCCTCGGGAGGGGAGCTGACAGCGCCAGAAAGAGATTCCCCCTCCTTCGCTGCCTCTCTTTCGGCTCCCCATGGCCTCCACCCTCCCACCCAACTAAggtcctccccacccacccctgaTCTCCGCATTACTGccgtcctcctcttcttctcctctcgCAGGCCAAGGATCCAGCCGGGGGGAGCTGGCTGGCTAGGCTTCTCCCCCGCCCCCTCGCCCCCTCCAAAGGGCCGATCGGTGCGCCGCGGGTTGGCCCCCGAGATGATGCAGCAGCAGGACGACTCCAACTCTCCAGTCTCGCCCGCCGACGACAGCCTGAGCAACAGCGAGGAGGAGCCCGATcgccaacagcagcagcagctccagggCGCCGGCAAGCGAGGGGGACGCAAGAGGCGCTCGAGCCGTAGGGCAGCCGCAggaggcggcgggggcggcgccGGCGGGGGCAGCGGAGCGGCCGGCGGGGGGCTCGGCTCTGCGGAGGAGCCGTGCAGCCCGGCGCAAggcaaaagaggaaagaaatcgGGCAGCGGCGggggcagcagcagcggcggggGCAGCCCGCAGTCCTACGAGGAGCTTCAGACGCAGCGGGTGATGGCCAACGTCCGCGAGCGGCAGCGCACGCAGTCGCTGAACGAAGCCTTCGCGGCGCTGCGTAAGATCATTCCGACGCTGCCGTCGGACAAGCTGAGCAAGATCCAGACGCTCAAGCTGGCCGCCCGCTACATCGACTTCCTCTACCAGGTTCTTCAGAGCGACGAGCTCGACTCCAAGATGGCCAGCTGCAGCTATGTGGCCCACGAGCGCCTCAGCTACGCCTTCTCCGTTTGGCGCATGGAAGGTGCCTGGTCCATGTCCGCCTCCCACTAG
- the FERD3L gene encoding fer3-like protein: MAVPPSMLDLLANLTEDQPAGEIPCLDLYTCSTSVAPLGQRPLSAAEGLLAMEGREPVVEEEEEEEGRVRRAAFLGRPKRKRIITSTQRQAANVRERKRMFNLNEAFEQLRRKVPTFAYEKRLSRIETLRLAIVYISFMTELLEGRQAS, from the coding sequence ATGGCTGTGCCCCCctccatgctggatttgctagCCAATCTGACTGAGGATCAGCCCGCTGGGGAGATTCCTTGCCTGGATCTCTACACTTGCTCTACCTCCGTGGCACCTTTGGGCCAAAGACCTTTGTCCGCTGCGGAAGGACTGCTGGCTATGGAAGGGAGAGAACCCgtggtggaggaagaggaggaagaagagggacgGGTGAGGCGAGCTGCTTTCCTGGGCAGACCCAAAAGAAAGCGGATCATCACCTCCACGCAGCGCCAGGCGGCCAACGTCAGGGAAAGGAAGAGGATGTTCAACCTCAACGAAGCCTTTGAGCAGCTGAGGAGGAAGGTGCCCACATTTGCCTACGAGAAGCGCCTGTCCAGGATCGAGACCTTGCGCCTGGCGATCGTCTACATCTCCTTCATGACGGAGCTCCTGGAAGGTCGCCAAGCCAGCTAG